The segment CCAGCTCGCCCCGTACTACTTCGACAACGAGCTCGTCAGCGCGAACCTCCAGCAGTCCGCCGGCGAGGACGACGAGTTCATCTTCGAGGTCAACGTCAACGACGAGGACCTCAAGGGAGAAGTCGGCGACCGCCTCTACGAGTACGAGGACACCGTCGACCGCTGGCACGTCGACGTCGAGAAGGAGACCACACACGTCGAGGCCGCCGAAGGCGTCGAACCGCCGCCGTCCGAGGACCGGTCGAAGCCGTCGACGAACTGAACAGAGCGTCGATACCCCGGGTTCTCACGGCGAGTGCGCGCCGTTCGACTGCACCACCAGAGCCAGCAACGGGACCCGTGAGACGACACCCACTTATAGCCGCCAGCCGACGCTCCAGGCAATGGTAGGTGCCGCGACGATAGCGACGTTCTTCGTCGCGGGACTGGCGAGTCTGTTCATGGCGTGGTCCATCGGCGCGGGCTCCTCGGGCTCGACGCCGTTCGCGCCGGCGGTCGGGGCGAACGCCATCTCGGTGATGCGGGCGGGCTTCTTCGTCGGCATCCTCGGGTTCGCCGGGGCCGTGCTGCAGGGCCAGGGTGTCACCGAGGCGGTGGGCAAGGAACTCATCGGCGGCGTGACGCTATCGGCCGAGGCCGCCACCGTCGGACTGCTCGTCGCCGCGGTACTGGTCGCCATCGGCATCTTCGCGGGCTACCCCATCGCCACCGCGTTCACCGTCACCGGCGCGGTCGTCGGCGTCGGCCTCGCGATGGGCGGCACCCCGCAGTTCGGCAAGTACGTCGAGATAACGACGCTGTGGGTGCTGACGCCGTTTCTCGGCGGAGGAATTGCGTACGCCACCGCGCGGGCGTTGCGGGGCGACGCGCTGAACGAGGGCTGGCTCGTGCCCGGGCTCGCCGGGCTCGTCGGTGCTATCCTCGCGAACGTGGAGTTCGCCCTGCTCGGCCCGCCCGACGGGAGCGCGTCCATCGCGGCGACGCTCG is part of the Haloarchaeobius litoreus genome and harbors:
- a CDS encoding inorganic phosphate transporter yields the protein MVGAATIATFFVAGLASLFMAWSIGAGSSGSTPFAPAVGANAISVMRAGFFVGILGFAGAVLQGQGVTEAVGKELIGGVTLSAEAATVGLLVAAVLVAIGIFAGYPIATAFTVTGAVVGVGLAMGGTPQFGKYVEITTLWVLTPFLGGGIAYATARALRGDALNEGWLVPGLAGLVGAILANVEFALLGPPDGSASIAATLAPVLPLPGLTATVLVTLGIALAAALVLARDVARDQAGAQRRFLLVLGGLVAFSAGGSQVGLAVGPLAPLLSEFDVPLVAVLVGGGLGLLVGSWTGAPRMIKALSQDYSSLGPRRSIAALIPSFAIAQVAIFFGIPVSFNEIIVSAIIGSGYAAGGGGVSREKMVKTVLAWVGSLVLSFTVAYAGFTVVDALLV